In Lotus japonicus ecotype B-129 chromosome 5, LjGifu_v1.2, one genomic interval encodes:
- the LOC130719118 gene encoding uncharacterized protein LOC130719118 gives MQIIEKVQVEPTEDTSEEVRQKNYPVDDFPLWSKKDNPTSILEYVRMLRSNGDKITLEEFVRTLPDSPSEMPTRRAKKTTSKPSDPKGKGILIEEPKRKKAASKSVVIRESVPEPSPERTPEESYEESQSYSSESPMDSSSGTQEEEVPPRRNVKRKAIIEESSDEETEDDIPLVKRQRIQKAQVQEEVEQDDCEIIENVLQVIRESAEGEESTDSDIEPIGKTLKLPLKGPLQKKESGP, from the coding sequence ATGCAAATCATTGAGAAAGTCCAAGTTGAGCCCACAGAAGATACCTCTGAAGAGGTTCGTCAGAAGAACTATCCTGTTGATGACTTTCCTctctggtccaagaaggacaatccaacaagcattctggaatatgtaagAATGCTCAGAAGCAATGGAGATAAAATCACTCTTGAAGAGTTTGTCAGGACTCTTCCTGACAGTCCTTCTGAGATGCCAACAAGGAGAGCAAAGAAGACAaccagcaagccttcagatcccaagggcaaagggattctgatcgAAGAACCTAAAAGGAAGAAAGCTGCATCCAAGTCGGTAGTCAtcagggaatcagttccagaaccctctcctgaaagaACTCCAGAAGAGTCATATGAGGAATCTCAATCTTATTCCTCTGAGAGCCCTATGGATTCTTCATCTGgaactcaagaagaagaagttccACCTAGAAGGAATGTCAAGAGGAAAGCAATTATTGAAGAATCATCTGATGAGGAAACCGAGGACGATATTCCTCTGGTAAAAAGGCAGAGAATTCAAAAAGCCCAAGTTCAAGAAGAAGTTGAGCAGGATGACTGTGAAATCATTGAGAATGTGCTTCAAGTCATAAGGGAATCAGCAGAAGGTGAAGAATCCACTGATTCAGATATTGAACCCATAGGCAAGACGTtgaaactgcctctgaagggtccacttcagaagaaggagtCAGGACCATAG